The genomic DNA GGCTGCAATGACCCCATGTACAACTCTCTCTTAAGGTAATGGTTTTGTTCTGTAACACAGCTGATAGAGAAGACTGCAGTGTGATGATGCAGCGCCCACTAATGGTCAACTAGCAGAGAAACTATAACATGGCTTATTGAGCTCTCTGCTGAGTATAAAGACATGCTGACATACAGCATCAGCTTGCATTTATACACAGTAAATACTGCACTTGTTGATATTAACCTTATTAAAGATTTGTAgagagaatatatatatatttaatataacaAGTGTAAATGTGTTGCTTATTACCTGCCAAATTCAAGTTAAAAGTTTCAAGTAAAAATGAGTGTATTTTTACTGCATATTATATCACATATTGTTATTATGACGGcaatattaaagtatttctgcaTGTGAATGTTCGTTCTTTCCTACACGCTCAAACTTTTGCATTTGTTTCACAACCATGAGAACACTAATGCTCATATCTAACTGTGGAAACTGTGGTTTTTATGGCTCACCCGGTCTGAAGATTACAAAGCAATGTCTCAGATGCCTGTGGCAAGTATTTCTACAAAGTGGCATATGTAGTTGATACTTGTTAGattcaattaaattaaaactaaCTTAATGTGAGATGAAGGTCCAAAAAGGCCTAGAATAAACATGGTAAgaagattaaaataaaaagtgtaaaGGTAGAAAAGATTTATACAATGATCTATCAAGGCCTATTTGTGCTTCACCCTGCAGCACCAACAGATgtgcaagcagatgttttaataagagTAACTGCAACACCAGTGCATGAAAGAATGACGGcaatattaaagtatttctgcaTGTGAATGTTCGTTCTCTCCTACATGCTCAAACTTTTGCATTTGTTTCACAACCATGAGAACACTAATGCTCATATCTAACTGTGGAAACTGTGGTTTTTATGGCTCACCCGGTCTGAAGATTACAAAGCAATGTCTCAGATGCCTGTGGCAAGTATTTCTACAAAGTGGCATATGTAGTTGATACTTGTTAGattcaattaaattaaaactaaCTTAATGTGAGATGAAGGTCCAAAAAGGCCTAGAATAAACATGGTAAgaagattaaaataaaaaaggtaaagGTAGAAAAGATTTATACAATGATCTATCAAGGCCTATATGTGCTTCACCCTGCAGCACCAACAGATgtgcaagcagatgttttattaaGAGTAACTGCAACACCAGTGCATGAAAGAATGAACCTGATGCATatgagatgaaataaaatggTAACACCTTACTTGAATGGGTGTGCATAAGACACtgtcatgatgatgaatgaGTCTGAATGTTATATGACAAACAGGGGGGTAGCATATCAACAGAGTAAGCACTAACTGTGGCTGCTCTACGCTAGTTAGCTCACTTGGCCATGCAGCTGGCAGTCCGGACATGGAGTTCAGACAACCGCTGGAGtattgttatttacaccccgagcacaggagctttggatcTGGGTCaggactagctggttagcctGCCAACTTCCGTGTATCTTTGCAAGACAATAAATAGATTTCCggtttgtcagcaggtttaaacaaaaactactgaacagatgtCCATGAGACTTTGATAGAGTATGAGTCTTGTCCCAGAATAGAcaccattaacttttggtgctgatCTGGATTGAGAGACGGATCCAGGACTTTTCTTTTCCCACCTTCTTCATTTAAAGTCATCACAAAACTGAAGGCAGAGTGTTATTTGCTTCCCCATACTTGCATGTTTCCTGTAAAATCGTTAAGATAGGGACGGACGTATTGAGAATATTGATTGCCGTCTGTAGTAGCCAATTATAAAGCCAAGTAAAATTGGCTTTATACTCAGTTATGAATCTGAAATCTGAATCTGGGCCTTAGATTACAGGGGGAGTCACCTCGAGCGACAAGGCCCAGTTTGGAATTGGCAGCCTGACATGAGAGTGAACACACAGAACTTGATCTGAACACAGTCTCCAAGACTGACCGTGGTCAGTTTGACAAGAGGGGACAGTCTGACCAGGACTGTGACTTCAAGGACAATGTTACGACTGGCTCCAAGGCCGCAACAAAACATGGATAGTTGACGTGTGATGAAACAAGGCAGCTATTCTTATTGActataacacaaattaaaagtaCAATGGAGTGTGGAAGTGTATGTCAGTGGTGTGAGAGGGTGCTTGcatgcagtgttggggctcgttactcaaaaaagtaatatattacacattacacattactctcaaaaatagtaatgccttacattacatgattactcccagaagaaagtaattagttacattactcatTACATTCTTGCTACTTGCTCTATAAAATTGCCTGAAAACCCCCCGCcgcgtaaagccacttttgacagttggagatacaaacattactttgaatttgttgaacgtaaggaaaataacttgactgtaaggtgcacactttgccaatcggtgatggtgaaagatacctcgtgccaaaccccaaccaatcactgttccactGTTGATGCCTTTTCCGgtgcagaacaaaacaaaacaaaacaacagcagaagcaGGGTGTCGATcctgaggaagagagagagcgaggactTGAACCAGCAGGCTTAAATCAGTTACAGAGCAAGGCCCAGGGGCTCCCAATCAGCCATCCACTGCAAcacagacacagccacacccacTACACACAGGACACAGCCAAGGGCTGAGGGccgtaaaaacaacaaaacaatacacattCGTTTTTGAACTCATACAACAGCAGTTTTTCATCAAATGTATATGATTCTGGTCAACTGAAAGCATTAACAGACTCAGTAATGATCCTCCATTATGGCACCTGAGATTAATCTAGCTCATTAGTTTCATGACTGGGTGTGAGGCAGTATTACTCAAAGTCAATGCAGGAAACAAGTAACGGATAAACAAGATAGTGTAAAGATAACAAgttgcacaacattgcatttTCCATTGCACACACTTGGTTAGAAGTCAAGATAAAATAGATGATGATCATAAAATGAAACTAAGCAACATTCTGTATAAAAGGTTGGTCTTTGCAGCCCCAACAGGGCCAGTCAGTTGACTTGCTGCCATCATGCAGGCCCTGCACAAACTTCTGCTTCTTCATGTTCTGACATATCTTGGACGAAATGGTAAGCTGACagaatattttcattaattccATTTAATGAGACATTTACCTAATTTTGATTTTAACTTATGTTTGCAGCACTTGGAGCTAAAATCATAAATGGGGTAAAAGTCCCGGAGGACTCGATGCTGTTTATGGCCTCAGTGCAGACCACAGACAAACATTGGTGTGGAGGCTCCCTCATCAGTGACAactttgtcctcactgctgcGCACTGTGATAATAAGTGAGCTAAGTtatattttacagatttttcttttatttatttatttaaagttaaaaataacagaaaatcaaAAGTTTGCTGTTGGCTAAAAACAATCTGAGAAAATCCACTGACGACCTCTCAATTCTAACTTTTTGCAGTAGACTGGTGAGGGTTGTTTTGGGCACCCACGATCTCAGGAAGACTGGGACAGCGAGAACCATTGTGCAGAGATGCAAACACCCTGATTATCGTAATGACACAGTAGAAAATGACATCATGCTCCTCAAAGTAAGCATTGACTCTTTCAGGCAGTTTGCCCCAGATGACGCcttgtgtgtttacagtcaaaTGCATTTAAACTTTGCTTGTTTTTTATTCCTGTGTGGGTAAATGCCAAAAGTGGCATAAAACTAAATCAAATTCAAATGTTCCTGAAATTCTAGCCAAGACACAGTACTATCAAAGCTGTTATAGTGTAAAGTTAACTGTCATTTAAAAGATTCATCAGCTCCAACTTCTAGTGATTGTTTAACTGAAGCCTGATGAAGAGTAAAACCACGTTCAGACACTGTTCATTTCTACATTCTGGTTTTGTGTCTCCAGCTGTCTCAGAGTGTTCCAGTGGGCGGAAAAATACAACTCATTCGACTCCCCCCTCCTAACATGAACCTACAACCAAACCAAATGTGCCGTGTAGCTGGATGGGGAGAGACCGAAGCTGGTagaggtgttgatgacctgaGAGTGGTGGATGTGTCTGTTGTCGACCAGAACATCTGTAGACACCAATGGTCTAATGCTGGATGGATTCCCCGTCTTCCTGCCAATGTCATCTGTGCAGGTGGATATCAAACATTCAAAGGAGCCTGCTATGTaagttttctgtctgtttttggaGAGTTTATGAACACATAACACATGAACAAATTTTTTGGTatcaaaatatcaagatatttCCATTTTACCAGGGTGATTCTGGTGGTCCTCTGGTGTGCAATGGGATGGCTGCTGGTGTCGTATCTTTTGGAGACAAAGATTGTAGTGACCCACACTTTCCCACTGTCTACACAGACATGTCGAAGTTCCATGCCTGGATCGACCAGATTCTCAAGGAAAAAGGATGTTAAATGCAACAACCTTACACAAAGCTTTGCTTCAATATACCTTAACGctaagcaaaataaaaaaagaatttcaaatattgttttctcttttcttcatcTGAAGACACAAATGGGTCTTTGGGTGAAATAGATGTAGGATGCAGTAGGGCTACTATATTCATTCAAGCGACTTTAGACAAAGAAGCAGATCAGTGTTGAACACTCGTTAACAGAGACTTTATTACAGAAAGGCACTTTATTAGAGAAGCACAGTGTTGAAGAGATTAAAAAACTGAGCATGTGAATGAACGGCAGAAGGAAAACAGCTTTATAAAGATTTTCACAACATCATTATtgtaattgaattgaattgaattgaactgTTTAGCTCAGCGTCTCCTTAGCATAAAGCTATGTAACCTCAGCTAAACAGAGTGAAGGGCCCGTTATGATGTTGAACAACTATGCGCTCCGTGATACAGAGTGGgtatgaaaacatttatataaggaataagaaaaacaatgaaCATTGGAATTCACCAAGCGGGAGAAGGGACAGTGCTATTTAAACCTTTCAACAATGATTATCATAACATCATTATTTAAGTTTCTATATAGCTCAGTGCCTCCTAATGTGTCCTCAGCTCTCAAAAATTAAGGTCCTGCtacaatcagtgtgtttacatgacactcaagaaaaccgaattactgggttagtctgactatgatcggatctttaagatgcatgtatacaccttagtttgactaaaatcggaccggatcggatttctcatagtcgaattaaagcacccagattattcgattgatagtcgcataactcctgcatgtatacgttccatctgatcggatcggattttgcgttctgcgcaggcgcaagattttttccccggggccgtgagccggaagtagatggacggcggcggcagcgtctttcctccgaaatcaccgcaagaaagagcgccattgtgcacctagtttgtgtaattatcatgtacaccatatacaaaatgtacaaagatgtagcttcgtcttgctcttcgtacgccatctttcttggatgctgaggcagctggtgacgtaaagaggtcagccggaggtgtctctgttaccactagttgaaatgaaTACAGCgtcacctagcgtaccggggtatgacatgatCTGGCCCAATAATCCggttttctcaccggcatgtatactcggataattgcagttgtctggttgagtagcatagtcgaactatggctgtaatctgtaaagctgtgcatgtaaacgcactgaatgttAAGCAGCCAGAATACAGCCTGGGTGAAAAGACCATTAAATAAAGAatagaaacaagaaaacaaacgtATCCGTGCATTAACTCTAATTCAATAACAAATGAGaatcaattaaaaatgaaaaaggtcCTCCTCATATGGAGTGTATCAGCTACATCAGGACAAAGAACATCTTCCAACATGTTCATTTaggcaaaagaaaaatgcattaagaaataaaaaaaatatatatatatattttacttttgCTATTACCTGTACATTTCTGGTCTACAGCATCCTCTGGTCCAATTAGTCTGTCACACAATTCAAAAGCAATGTCTGAGGGAGATGTATCAAGTAGATTCACACGGACAAGCCTTAGTGttaaattcatttaaatgaaGTCAACTAAATATTTAGTGCTTTTACAGGTCAAAATATAAACAGTTCACACTGTGGCAGTACTGACAGTAAATTGCTTACAGGCCAGCCCAAcctacataaaaatgtaaacattgtgAGACATCCCCCCTCCTTGGGGAAATGGGCCAAAAAGGCTCAAAGGAGCTTTCACTCCTGaatcaggagtcagtctccccacctgtgcacaggtgatctgaatccctGCAATCAATCATGAGAGAAAGTCagcacaaacaaagaaaaatagcaATTCTCAAAAACAATTGGACTGCTACACTGCTACAGTCAagatccatccgtccatccatcttcttccgcttatccggggccagGTCGCAggagcagctgtctgagcagggacaccaaGACTTCCCTCTCACCGGACACTTCCCCTAGCTCTTCtaggaggatcccaaggcgtttccaggccagctgagtgcgtagtcactccagcgtgttcTGGGTCTTCCTTGGGGTCTCCTCCCGAGGAAGGCGTCCAGGGGGCATCTGATACAGATGCCCGGGCCACCTCGGCTCGCTCCCcttgatgtggaggagcagtggctctactccgagctcctcctggGTGACAGAGGCCCTTaacctatctctaagggagcgccccgccaccctgcagaggaaactcattGCGGCCACTTGTATCTGGGATCTTATTCTCTATTCTatacccaaagttcatgaccataggtgagggtaggaacgtagactGATCGGTAAATCTTCACCACAacggaccgatacaacgaccactttactgcggccgctgcccCGATCCGCTGGTCAATCTCGTGcaccatccttccctcactcgtgaacaagaccccaagatacttaaacacctgcacttgaggcaggagctctccccgaacccggagggagcaagccacctttttccagtCAAGAACCATGAcctcagacttggaggtgctgattctcatcccagctgcttcacactcggctgcaaaccgccccaggacatgccgGAGGTCCTTGCTCGAAGaagccaacaagacaacatcatctATACAATATGATGCTGTATGCATTTTGTAAATGGAGTTATTGAGGTATCAGCTGTGTGATggtattttatttcatcattattatattttttatatatttagcTTCTAAACCTTGTGTTTCATTGCCAACGGGTCTCAgacttgcctttttttttagacaACGTGGACGTGAATTACCCTTCATCCAAAATGTTCACCATTATCAAAAAAAGTGAATAACTTTCAATTCAACagtaaacattatttttaggTGACTAATATGGatcaattgaaaaaaataaatcatggtcaattaaaaacattaagagactCAGTAATGAGCCTCCGTTAGGGCACTTGGGATTAATCTAGCTAATTAGTTTCATGACTGGCCAACACAGGAAACTGGTTCCTGTGGTTCATCTATTTTTTCACAGAAGTCAGAAGAACTGTTTTGTGTGGCCTTTTTCAAAGTCTGACTTCCACACTGAAGAATCTGCACACATGTTCTTAACGTATTCAATTGATTTAACAAAAGTCACTTCATCAAGAGGCTGAAAGTGTCCTAAAtacagaaaagtaaaataagTGAGTGGAGAAGGACATGAATAGGAAGAAGCAAAATAAGAAGAGGAAGAATTAAATGTTATACTTGTCATGCACTGATCGCATGATGTATGCGCTTAAGCCAGTAAACAAGATGTAGATGCAAAGATAACACAAGTTGTGAACCTTTGCATTTTCCATTGCACACAGGACGTGGTTAGAAGTCAAGATAAAATAGATGATTatcacaaatgcaaacaaaacaacactctGTATCAAATGGTCATCTTTGCCCTGTCAAGAGAACCAGTCAGTTGACACAAACTTCTGCTCCTTCATGTTCTGACATATCTCAGACGAAATGGTAAactgacaaaacatttgtattaattCAATTTAATGAGACATTTACCTAATTTTGATTTTAACTTATCTTTGCAGCACTTGCAGCAAAAATTTGTAAAAGTCCCGGAGAACTCAATGAGGTATATGGCCTCGTTGCAGTACATCGATGGTGCTCATTTCTGTGGAGGATTCCTCATCAGAGAAGAGATTCAGCTTACTGCTTTATACGATTGACTGttaaaaatcaaagaaaaaagttaatttcTAAATAGACTGATACTTCCTGAATGGACCCTACTGATTTATGTGACTTCTGGTAAGAAGCAGAATGTACGTCTGGTTTAAGCCTCCATGATGGCTTATGCCCTCACATGATTGTCATCATCAGCAAAAGCAGCATCATTTTAGCAATTAGTTGTATTTCCACAAGGTTTAAATGACAAATTTGTCAACATATAGGTAGAGGCAGGCAAAAGGCTGAGCAAGGCTGATCCTAAATGAGCAATGGTCAACTGTGAACGTCCGACTGGAGGAACAGTCTCTCTCACCTGGTAGTATGGGAAGCCATTTAGGCCAAAATTATGTACTATGTACAAAActtgcacatacatacatactacacctgcacatacatatatacattctGTAGTGTATATAATTGCAAGTTTAGTATGTATGAGTGTAAAAGTgagtatgtatatatgtaaaaGTGAGTATGGATGTGCTTAAGAGTGAGTGTATACATATATAAGAGTT from Sparus aurata chromosome 11, fSpaAur1.1, whole genome shotgun sequence includes the following:
- the LOC115591185 gene encoding granzyme B(G,H)-like — its product is MQALHKLLLLHVLTYLGRNALGAKIINGVKVPEDSMLFMASVQTTDKHWCGGSLISDNFVLTAAHCDNNRLVRVVLGTHDLRKTGTARTIVQRCKHPDYRNDTVENDIMLLKLSQSVPVGGKIQLIRLPPPNMNLQPNQMCRVAGWGETEAGRGVDDLRVVDVSVVDQNICRHQWSNAGWIPRLPANVICAGGYQTFKGACYGDSGGPLVCNGMAAGVVSFGDKDCSDPHFPTVYTDMSKFHAWIDQILKEKGC